TAAAGTGGTAAACACCGCCAAATCTGCCGGCCTCACCTACAAAGTGGTTCCTGCCCTTTATGAGCTGGTGGGAGACCAGATTCAGATTTCACAAATCCGGGATGTCAACCTGGAGGATTTGCTCAGGCGTCCCCCCGCAGAGCTTGACATCGCCCGAATCTCCGACTACCTCAAGCAGAAAGTGATTCTGGTCACTGGAGCGGGGGGCTCCATTGGTTCCGAAGTGGTGCGCCAGATTGTGCGGTTTTATCCCAGAAAAGTCATTCTGTTTGGTCGTGGAGAGAACAGCATCTTCACGCTTCAACAGGAACTTTTGCGCAACTGGCCGGAGATTGAATTCATCACCCTGATTGGTGATGTGCGGGATGAAGAACGCTTGCGTTTTGTGTTCCAGCAGTACCGCCCTCAGGTGGTTTTCCATGCTGCGGCCCACAAGCATGTGCCCCTCATGGAAGATTCTCCTGACCAGGCTGTGCTCAACAACATCTTTGGTACACGCAATGTTGCGAGAATGTGCCTGGACTATGCTGTTGAGCGCTTTGTCAACATCTCCACCGACAAGGCTGTCAACCCCACCTCGGTGATGGGCACCACCAAACGCATTGCAGAGATGCTGGTTGCCAACTATGCCCAGAAAGTGGGCCCAGGCCAGGCATTCATGTCTGTGCGGTTTGGCAATGTTCTGGGCTCCAGAGGAAGTGTGGTGCCCACCTTCATGCGGCAAATCAAAGAAGGTGGACCCATCACTGTGACCCATCCAGAGATGACCCGCTACTTCATGACCATTCCAGAAGCGTCCCGTCTGGTTTTGCAGGCTGGAGGTCTGGCTGGGAACGGCAATGTTTATGTGCTGGACATGGGGCAGCCCGTCAAAATTGCAGACCTCGCCCACGATCTGATTCAGCTTTCTGGAGCCAAAAACATTGAAGTGACCTACACGGGCATGCGTCCTGGTGAGAAACTCTATGAGGAACTGTTGACCTCGAGTGAAGGGGTCACCAAAACAAGCCACCAGGAAATTCTGGTGGCCCGTCTGGAGAAGCCGGATGAAGCCTGGCTTCGTGAAAAATTGGAACTGTTGCACCGTGCAGCACTGTCCAGCAATTATGTCTCTGTGCGCAGTTTGTTGCGTGAAATTGTTCCTGAGTCTTCCGTCAAGCTGTCCTGACGTGCAGGAACAGCCAGACCTAGAAAGGCATAAAAGGCCAACATGGTGCTCGGAATTGCTGTGACATGAGAATCAAAAATTCCGGTGAGCAGGTAGCCCACCACCATCACCACTGCCATTCCGGTCAGGAAGCGGTGGTGATTTTTTTGAAGGACTGAAGCCAGCAACAGCAGCAAGAACAAAATGACTCCCACCACCCCCAGCTCACTGCCAATTTGCAAGATGTCATTGTGGGTGTAGTTGACGTACTTCTGGTCGATGGGTGTTTTGGTCTGGCTGGAGTCCCTGCGGTAATTGGGGGAGACCACACCAAACTGTCCTATGCCCACTCCGACAATGGGGTGGTCCTGCCACACGCGGATGCCGTAACTCCACACATGCTGACGTGGTTTCAGGAAGCCCTGCCAGGTGTTGGTGAGCCCGATGGTTCTCTTGTTCTGTTCATAGAAGGCCTGACCTGCAGATGAGAACAGAAAGCTTCCCATTCCAGTCAGGGCCAGAATGCCTGTCACCAGCAGAAAGGGAGCCGTGCGAGGAAAGCGAAGCCCCAGCCAGACCACAAGGGTCAGTGGAATCATCCCGATCACGATGGGAATGCTGCTGCTGTCCGTTTTCAGATTGATCCACTGGGATGCCACCAGAATGATCAGGGCAATCGGAGTGACAAAATCCGGCCTGCGGAAGACCACCAGTCCTGTGGTGATGGCCGACACCAGCAAAAGGTAACCGCTGAGGTGGCTTGGATTGTAGTAGGTGCTGGTGATGAGTTGAACACTGGTTTCTGAGTAGACATTTTTAAACAGCGGGAGTTCAAAGCCAGTGGTTTGCAGATAAGCGTAAACCAGCACCACCACCGCAGAGAGCAGAAAACTCCCAAGGTATAAGCCAACGTACCTGCTTCCCAGGTAATGCACACTGAAAGCGGTTCCCAGAATGGCGGTCCACAGGGCGGCCCACCGAAATCCCTCAATGCGGTAACTTCCCTGGAAAACAGTGATCCAGATCCAGAGCAACAACGCCAGCAGAGGGAGTGCCCACCAGAAGTTGACTCGAGGGTTTGGATCTGTCAGAACAGCAAGGGCAGTCAACACAAGCGTGATCCCTCCCACCCCGATCACCACGGCTGCTCCCCAGCCTTCGACCCCTCCGAGTGTGAGAGGGGCCACAAAAATTGCAACCAGTGAAAACAGCAGGGCCAGAGCAGACAGGATGCCGTGAAGTACGTTCATGGCTGTCCCTCCAGACGCTGAATGTCCTGCAAAATGATGGAACTATCGTTCAACTGGTAAGCCCGACGGTAAAGGGCAAGAGCCTCTGCCTTTCGATTCTGGGCTTCCAGGTAAGTGCCTTTTTCATACAGGTAGGCAGCAGCAAGAGGGTCCAGAGTGATGGCCTGATCGATGTGTGTGATCGCCTTTGTGAAATCCTGCCCCTCAAAATAGATGCTGGCCTGCTGGTAATGGTAAGAGGCATTTTTGGGGTTCAGTTGCTGGGCTTTGGCGTACGCTTGATCCATGGCTTTTCTATAGCTGTCTTCTTTGCGGTAGATCCACAATGTTCCCTGAATGTAGGCCTGATTGAGGTAAGCCTCAGCATCCAGAGGACTGATGCGGGTGGCTTCATCTGACAGGGCAATGGCACGGTCAAATTCAAAATCCACAAAGAGCTTTTTGCTGAGCTGGATGGTCTGGGTGCCTCGGTAATCCTGCAGGGCAAAATACAGGGAAAAGACACCCGCCGCACCCAGCAGAAGGGCAAGGGGTTTGACAACATTCATATGGGTCCCGTCCATGCTGAGAAAGAGTGAGGCACTGAAGGCAAGATGCCACAACAGAAAAAGATCGCCGTTTATCACGGCGATCCCTGATCAATGATCGGACCTTATCTGGTGCCGCTGCGTGCGGTCACTCCAGACAGCAGATCACGAACGAGGCTGCTGTTGGCAGAAGCCACCAGGAAAGACTGGAGGTTGCCCACATTGCTGAAGTCCGTTTTGCCCTGGTTCAGGCGGTTGGTCAGAGCGTTCTCATCAACCACATTGCAGGTTCTGGCTTCAACAGCTGCAGTGGCAACCAGCAGGTTGGTGGCCATGCTGGTGCCGGTCTTGGCAAGCAGTTCCAGGGTGTTGGGTTGCAGGCAGGCTTTGGTCACAATCAGGTTGAACAGGCTCTCAGCAGCAGCAGAGCGAGGTGGCACCAGGCTGGCCAGCTGGGCGTCGGTCAGAGGCTGAGCAACACCTTTTACTTTGGTAATGGTACGGATCACTTCATATCCGCTGATTCCACTCAGTTGAGAAGCGACAGTGGTGTTGTCCTGAGCGAAAACGGCAGGTGTGCTGAGAGTGGCAACACCCAACAAAGCTGCGATGATGATGGCTTTCTTTTTCATTGAATACCCCCTTTAGGAATAAAACTACCCAGAGAAGATTGTACCATAAACTGGCACAGGTTTAGGACTGTTTGCGGACTTTTTCGGCTTCTGGACGGTAACTGTAGTAGTAGTAGTAGTACCCATCCTTGCGGCTGGTGACCTTGTTGAGCACAAAGCCCACCAGATGGCAGCCTGCAGTGCGAATGTTTTTGAGGGTGGCTTCCACGTTGGCGGAAGTGGTCTGGTGGGCTTCCACCACCATCAAAATCCCCTGTGTGAAACGGGACACGGTGAGGGCATCGGCCAGAGCAAGAATGGGAGGGCTGTCCAGCAACACCACGTCATAGGCTTTTTCCCAGCGGTCCAGCAGTTCTGGGAGTTTTGCGTTGTTGATCACGTGGGCCGCAGAACGCTGGGGAATGCCTGCAGGCAGCATGTCGATTCCCTGGCTGACTTGCAGGGCCTGTGCTGCTTTGGGATTGATCAGTGCAGTTTGCACATCACGGGCTGGAGTGGTGGTGTCATTGTCTGCACCAGGCATGGCATGCCAGCCCAGAGGTTTGATCTGGGACCACACCTTATGCTGGGTGGGGCGGTGCAAGTCAAGGTCAATGATGAGCACTTTCAGGCCGGAACTGGCGAGCCCTTCTGCCAGAGCGGCAGTGACACTGCTTTTCCCTTCTCCAGAGCGGGAACTGGAAACCACCAGACGGCGTGCCCCCTTGTTCCCCTCGGTGTAACTCATCAGGCTGACCCGCAGGAAGCCCACAGCTTCATAGAGCATGCCTGAACGGGCACTTTCAATGATGCCACGTTGCAGGGTCTTGGTGTTGAGTTTGGGCAGTTTGCCCAGCACCGGGACCCCGTAAACCGTCAGGTCTTCATCGGATTCGATGCGCTTGCGCAGGGCATCCGAAACCAGGGCAAAGCCAGTGGCCAGGAACAGGGCGAGCAGGGTGGCGAGGGCAGCGTTGCGCACAGGCCGTGGGGACACGGGCACAGAGGGATCTTCCGCTTCAGAGACCAGGGAGAGGGTTCCAGTGGCAGCTTTCTCAAACACTTCAATCTGTGCGAGGTTCTGGTACACATTGGCACGGGCAGAGATGAAGGTCTGCTGTTCAATGCTGCCTGGCTGGGCACGCTTGATGTCTGCATCAAAAGCCGACAGCTGTTGTTGCAGACTGCTCTTGGCCCGCTTCAGACGTGCAGTTCCTCTGGCCACGTCCCAATCCAGCAGGGCCTGCGTGGCTGCATTGGCCAGAACGCTGGCTGCCTGTGGACTGCCAGCACTGGCTGTGATTTCGTAAACACCAGCCAGATAGACGTCCAGTTTGGCACGCACCTCCAGACGAGAAAAAGAGTTGCGGCTCAATTCTTCATTGAGGTCATCAATGATGAGCTGTTTTTCACTGGCACTGAGATTGCTTTGTTCCAGCGCCGTGATGATGTTGTTCACCACTGTGCGGCTGTGAATGGCCTTGTCCACTGCACCCTGGGGAAGTGGCGGTGCAGAAACCAGGGTGTTGTTGATGACGCTGTTGCCGTTGTCTGTTTTGACTGCGATCACACTGCTGACAGCTTCATACTGAGGGGCCTGTTGTTTGCTGATAAAATAAGTCAATCCGCCAGTGAGAGCTACGCTGATGCCGATGAGCAGGGCATTTCGGCGCAGGGTGCCAAATAGTTTGACGATGTCTATGTCGTCATTGCGTACGTTCTGGGTTTGTTCAAGCATCAGGAAAAGACCTCACGAGATGAAGCATCTACCCACTCTGGTACAGAACAGATGCAATAGGGACCGTTCTGACCCCATCTCCACATTCACCAATTGTTACACAAATGTGTTCAAATGTCTGCTGATGGGTCACAAAAAACAGTTTCAGAAAGTCTTAAGGTCTCTTCACCCACATGAACATCTGGCTTGAAAAACCTCAGAACCTGTTCGGTGGGCAGGTTGCCGACCAGTTCATCGGCAGCAAATGGACAGCCCCCAAAACCTCCTATGGCACCCTCAAACCAGCGGATGCCATGACGCCATCCTGCAGCAATGAGGGCATGGGTGTGCTCTGGTCGGGCATGCAGGTGCAGTCCCAGGGTGTCACTGAGGCCGTGACTTTGCATCACGCTGCAAACTTCTGAAATCAGATCAGGTGTTGCTGTTCCCACCGTATCTGCCAGCGCAATGTTTGGAATGTTCAGGTCTCTGAGGCGTCTGATGCTGTCTAGAACAATCGCCATGTTCCAGGGATCTCCATAAGGATTGCCAAACCCCATGGACAGGTAAACGACCAGGCCTTTTTGAGCTGCATCCGCCTGGGTCTTGAGGCGTTCCACCAGGTGCCAGGCTTCTGGAAGGGTTTGCCTTGCATTGCGCAACTGAAAGGTCTCCGAGATGGACAGGGGAAAACCCACACTGGTGACTTTTGGTTGTTGTGCAGCTCGGTCCATGCCTTTTTCGTTGGCAATGATGCAGAGGTAATCCCTGCCCTCTGGATCAGGCAATTCCCGGAGGACATCTTCAGTGTCCTGCATCTGGGGAACGGCTTTTGGGCTGACAAAGGAGCCCAGATCCAGATGGGTGAATCCTGCATCAAGCAGAGCATGGATGTAACGCACCTTGGTCTCGGTGGGAATGAAATGTTTGAGGCCCTGCCAGGCATCGCGCGGACATTCCACATATTTGATGCCTTCTGGAAAGAGGGGACTATTCATCGCGGGACTCCTGCCACCTTGGAGCGCGCTTCTCCAGAAAACTGGTGATGCCCTCGCGGAGGTCTGTGGTGGTGCGTGCCCAGGCATTCATCTGGGCAGCATGGCTGAGGGCTTCTTGCAATCCCATCGAAGGGAGGGTGGCGAGCAGGGATTTGCTGCTGCTCAGGGCCACTGGGGAGTTTCTGGCGATCTGTTCAGCAAGGGCGTTTGCACGGGCAAGCGCCTGTCCCGGCTCGGTGAGTCGGTTGATCAGGCCCATGCGGTAGGCTTCTGCCGCAGAAATGGCCTCTCCGGTCAGCAGCAGCTCACGGGCATGTTTTTCACCCACTGCACGCAGCAAGAAAATCATCACGATGGCAGCAACAAAGCCGAGTTTGACCTCGGTGTAAGCAAAACTGGCTTCACTGGAAGCGACCACCAGATCACAGGCACTGGCCAGCCCTGCCCCTCCAGCAATGGCTTTCCCCTCCACGGCTGCAATCACAGGTTTTGGACACATGTATATGGTCTCGAACAGGTGGGCCAGTTTACGGGAGTCCCGCAGATTGTCCTCGCTGCTCGATGAGAGCAGGTGATGCAGGTTTTTGAGGTCAGCCCCACTGCAGAAGACTTTTCCCTCTGCACAGAGCACAATCACCCGGGTGGATTCGTGGCTTTGCAGGGATTCGAAAGCGTCTTGCAGGTCCTGAACCATTTGTGGGCTGAGCGCGTTGCGGTTCTCGGGAGAGGCCAGGGTCAGGCGGGCGATGGGTCCATCGTGCTGGATGTGTAACATCGGAACCTCAGAAAAAAAAGTTTGGGTGTCCTCTCCAGAATGACAGATCGAGATGAAACCGTGTTCTGGATGACTCGCAGATCATGCTCCTGTGGACAGATGACGGATTGCAGAAGGGTGCAAGTGCTAAAACGTATGACAATTTTACAACGACAGTGGAAAAAAGTGTAATATATTGACAGCAACCCCAACGCATGATCCACCCGATGTGAATGAACGCGGGTCTGCCTCAATTTCCCCAGACGAAGGAGCGACGGATGTGGTTTGACATCACAAACGAAGAGAAAGCCATTGTGCTGAGCCTCAAAGATTTCCTGCTCACCAAAGCAGAACCCGGTGCCACAGAACGGGACCAGACCGGTGAATTCCCCCATGACCTCGTGAAAGCCCTCGGAGAGATGGGCGTGATGGGGGCGTGCACTCCAGAAGCATATGGCGGTTCAGGCTTAAGCACCCACACTTTTGCCCTGATCATTGAAGAACTCGCCAGTGTGGATGGCAGCCTGTGCCTGACGGTGGCCAGCCACAACAGCCTTTGCCAGGGCCACATCCTGATCGCTGGCACGGAAGCGCAGAAAAAGAAATACATCCCAGACCTCGCCAGTGCGAAAAAACTGGGTGCCTGGGGCCTGACCGAAGCAGGAAGTGGCTCAGACTCCGGTGGCCTGCAGACCCGCGCCGTGGAACAGAGCGATGGCAGCTGGATTCTGAATGGCTCCAAGAACTTCATCACCCAGGGCTCCGTGGGGGGCACCTATGTGGTCATTGCCCGCACTGATCCCCCCAGAGAAGGCAAAAGCAAAACCGATGGGATCAGTGCCTTCGTCTTCAACCGGGATGAGGTGTCGGGATTCAGTGTGGGCCGCAAGGAAGACAAACTGGGACTCCGGTCCAGCGACACTGCTCAGATCGTTTTTGAGGACATCCACCTGCCCAGAGAAGCCCTGCTTGGAGAGAGGGGACAGGCCTTCAAAGATGTGATGCGTGTGCTGGACGGCGGACGCATTGGGATTGGTGCAATGGCCCTCGGGCTTGGACGCGGAGCGATGGAATACGCCACCCGCTATGCCCTTTCCCGCAGCCAGTTTGGCAAACCCATCGCCCACCACCAGGCGATCCAGTTCAAGCTCGCAGACATGAGCACCGAACTCGAAGCTGCCAGACTGCTGATCTCCAAAGCGGCCCATCTGAAAGACACTGGACAGCCCTTCACAGAAGCAGCAGCCAAAGCCAAGCTCTACGCATCAGAAGCTGCCAACCGTGCCTGTGACAATGCCATCCAGATCCTCGGAGGGTACGGTTACATCCGCGAGTACCCTGTGGAACGCTTCTGGCGCGACAACCGCCTGACTTTGATCGGGGAAGGCACCAGCGAAGTGCAGCGCATGATCATTGGCAGACACCTGCTGGCAAAATACGCAGACTGATTCATTCTGGATCATGCAGGGGTGGGCCGCTGGCTCACCCCGTTTTGATTCACGCCTGTCTCAAAATCCCCAGCAGATGGTGCTTGGCGGTTTCAAGGTGCTCAACCAGAAGGGCACAGGACCTCTGGAGGTCCCGTTCGGTGCAGGCCTGCAGCAGGTTGCGGTGTTCCTGCTGGGAGGTTTTGTTGCGGTCCTCGCCACCCAGGTAGATGGCCATGTAACGGGCAGAGTTGGTGTGCAGCACGCGGATGGATTCCATCAGGCGGTTCAGGTTCGCAGCGCCATACAGGGTGGCGTGAAATTCCCAGTTCAGTTCCGCCAGACCTGCGGGATCATCGGTCTCATCCATGACATCCAGCAGGCCCCGGGCGCGGATGAAGTCGGTGGGGGTCAGGGTGGGGATGGCCCGTTGCAGAATGGTGGGTTCGAGGGCCATGCGCATCAGGTAGATTTCGTCCACCTCTTCAATGGAAAGCTCACTGACCACCGAACCCCGGTTGGGAATGAAGGTGACCAGACCCTCTGCTTTGAGCTGGTAGAGGGCTTCCCGGACAGGGATCTTGCTGACCCCGAATTCGGAGGCCACCTCGTCTTGTCGGAGGGGTTCACCGCCCCGGTATTTGCCCTGGATGATCGCCTGCCTGAGAGCATTGGCAATCATCTCAGGGGTGCTGGAAGGACTTTTGGTCTGAAAACCGCGTTTCATGTTCACCCCGGTGTTCACTGCCCGGACAGGGGAGTGATGCATACACAGATTATACGTGTATACACTCTTTGAACGTGTGAGCAGGACAGCTGCACTCCAATCTGCCCTTTATACTGCGGGCATGACCCTCCGAATCCTGGCCTTCGCAGGCAGCCTGAGCAGTGCGTCCTGGAACAGAAAACTGCTGGATGAAGCCCTGAGGTTTGCTCCTGAAACTTTTTCTGTCACCAGCATCCACCTGAAAGATTACCCCCTGCCCCTCTATGATGCCGATCTGGAAAAGGAAACAGGCTTGCCAGAGCCAGCCATTCAGTTGCGTGCCCTGATGAAGGAGCATCATGGGCTCCTGATTGCCTCGCCGGAGTACAACGGTGGCATGACGGGTGTGCTGAAAAACACCCTGGACTGGATGTCCCGCAAACATGGAACTGAACGGGGTCTGGACCCCTTCATGTACAAACCAGCAGCAGTGATCAGTGCCTCTCCGGGCCCTTATGGCGGAGCCAGATCCCTGCAGGCCACGGTCTTTTTATTGCACAGGCTTGGCTGTGTGGTGTTGCCAGATACCCTTTCTGTTCCCAACTGTGAAACGGCCTTCAACGGGGCAGGACAGTTGACCGGAAAGAACGAGAAAGCCCTCAGGCGGGTGATGGAAACCCTGGCCCGCATCACCCTGAAATTGAATGGCTGAGATCAGGACACTGTGTGTGCCGCTGTGCACCAGGAAGCAGGAAATTGCTTCCTGAGTTTGAGCACGGCCTCTTCAGCTTCCTGCTGGCTTTTTGCCAGGGCAAAACAGGTGCTGCCTGATCCACTCATCATCGGGCTGATCAGGTGGTGGTTTTGCAGGGCCTGCAGCACTTCGCCGATTTCGGGGTGTCTGGCGACCACAGCAGGTTCCAGGGCATTGAAGTAGGGCACCTCCTGCCTGTTGTGCAGGGCAGCAAGGATGTCCCGCAAAGGCAATTCCGGGGTGAACTGTCCTGTCTGATCCAGCCACAGGTAGGCGTCCCTGGCACTGACCTCTGTTCCAGGATTCACCAGCACCAGATGGATCTGCGGGAGCTTCATTGGAGAGAGTTTCTCACCGATGCCTTCTGCCAGGGCAGCCTGACCCACCAGAAAGAATGGCACGTCTGCCCCCAGCGACTTTGCCAGAGGATGCAGGTCAAGGTCAGAAGGAAACAGCGTTTTGAGGGCCATCAGGGTGGTGGCTGCATCGCTGGACCCTCCACCCACCCCTGAAGCCAGAGGAAGCTTCTTGTATAAGGTGATGTGCACCCCTGATTTGACGCCCGCTGCATCCAGATAGGCGCGGGCTGCACGGTACACCAGATTGCGTTCATCTGTGGGCAGGTCTGCCCCCTCCACCACCAGAGAAAGCTGGTCTGCAGGCCTGAATTCCAGGTGATCACCCACAGAGAGGGGAACCATCAGGCTGTGCAGGGTGTGGTACCCGTTCTCCAGAATTCCGGTGACCGAAAGCCCCAGGTTCACCTTGGCGGGAGCAAAACGTTTCAGGACGGTCACTGTGCAGAGCTCCTTTTCTGGTCCCAGATCTGGGCGAAGGCGGTGGCAAGCTCGAAATCTGCAGGGGTGGTCACTTTGAAGAGCCTGGAATCTCCCAGCACCAGTTCGACGTTGGAGGCGTACCGGCTGGCAAGCCCTGCATCGTCTGTGGCATCAAAACCCTCCTGCAGTGCCTTCAGGTGAGCGTCCAGAATGGTGTTCCTGCGAAAAGCCTGTGGGGTTTGCACAGCCCAGGTCTTGCTGCGGTCCACGAGGTAGCCCCAGAACCCACCAGAAGCATGCACGAGGGTATCCGTGGCAGGGAGTGCAGCCGTAACCGCACCACTTTGCACCACCCGGCCTTTGATGCGTTCAATGACTTTTGCGCTCAGGAAAGGGCGTGCAGCATCATGGATCAGCACAAACTCCGCCTCTGTGGCCTGCAGCAGCCGAAAAACCGTGTCCTGACGGGTTGCTCCACCCTCAATCTGTTTGACCCCCTGGTCCAGGGAGTGGCCTGCTGGAAGGGCCACCACCACCTCATCCACCAGAGGAGAGAGGTTGTCGATGGCGCGGTCCAGCAAGGTGCGACCGTTGAGTTCCACCAGGGCCTTGGGCACGCCAAATCCCAGACGGGTCCCACTGCCTGCAGCGGGAATCAGTGCAGCAAAACGGGGAAGTTTGCTCACTGTCCGGTCCACCTTTTCA
This genomic window from Deinococcus cellulosilyticus NBRC 106333 = KACC 11606 contains:
- a CDS encoding polysaccharide biosynthesis protein is translated as MRSVHVKFLVDLLVWGAAIPVAFWLRLGSFDLGSQYFKAMLYLSLMGVVYKSILILYFRMNFQVWQRFSLNDLGVLLKAVTASFLISTAISFYLPSVPRSVPLIALLVSIAGLTGIRFLVRSSYENARRVVSIGTGTSKRVMVIGAGDAGSMFVREMLRHPEQGLMPVALLDDDMSLRGKRIHGVPVAGGLDQLTSTARKFQADMVLFAIPSATGEVIRKVVNTAKSAGLTYKVVPALYELVGDQIQISQIRDVNLEDLLRRPPAELDIARISDYLKQKVILVTGAGGSIGSEVVRQIVRFYPRKVILFGRGENSIFTLQQELLRNWPEIEFITLIGDVRDEERLRFVFQQYRPQVVFHAAAHKHVPLMEDSPDQAVLNNIFGTRNVARMCLDYAVERFVNISTDKAVNPTSVMGTTKRIAEMLVANYAQKVGPGQAFMSVRFGNVLGSRGSVVPTFMRQIKEGGPITVTHPEMTRYFMTIPEASRLVLQAGGLAGNGNVYVLDMGQPVKIADLAHDLIQLSGAKNIEVTYTGMRPGEKLYEELLTSSEGVTKTSHQEILVARLEKPDEAWLREKLELLHRAALSSNYVSVRSLLREIVPESSVKLS
- a CDS encoding O-antigen ligase family protein — encoded protein: MNVLHGILSALALLFSLVAIFVAPLTLGGVEGWGAAVVIGVGGITLVLTALAVLTDPNPRVNFWWALPLLALLLWIWITVFQGSYRIEGFRWAALWTAILGTAFSVHYLGSRYVGLYLGSFLLSAVVVLVYAYLQTTGFELPLFKNVYSETSVQLITSTYYNPSHLSGYLLLVSAITTGLVVFRRPDFVTPIALIILVASQWINLKTDSSSIPIVIGMIPLTLVVWLGLRFPRTAPFLLVTGILALTGMGSFLFSSAGQAFYEQNKRTIGLTNTWQGFLKPRQHVWSYGIRVWQDHPIVGVGIGQFGVVSPNYRRDSSQTKTPIDQKYVNYTHNDILQIGSELGVVGVILFLLLLLASVLQKNHHRFLTGMAVVMVVGYLLTGIFDSHVTAIPSTMLAFYAFLGLAVPARQDSLTEDSGTISRNKLRTET
- a CDS encoding tetratricopeptide repeat protein; translated protein: MDGTHMNVVKPLALLLGAAGVFSLYFALQDYRGTQTIQLSKKLFVDFEFDRAIALSDEATRISPLDAEAYLNQAYIQGTLWIYRKEDSYRKAMDQAYAKAQQLNPKNASYHYQQASIYFEGQDFTKAITHIDQAITLDPLAAAYLYEKGTYLEAQNRKAEALALYRRAYQLNDSSIILQDIQRLEGQP
- a CDS encoding polysaccharide biosynthesis tyrosine autokinase; amino-acid sequence: MLEQTQNVRNDDIDIVKLFGTLRRNALLIGISVALTGGLTYFISKQQAPQYEAVSSVIAVKTDNGNSVINNTLVSAPPLPQGAVDKAIHSRTVVNNIITALEQSNLSASEKQLIIDDLNEELSRNSFSRLEVRAKLDVYLAGVYEITASAGSPQAASVLANAATQALLDWDVARGTARLKRAKSSLQQQLSAFDADIKRAQPGSIEQQTFISARANVYQNLAQIEVFEKAATGTLSLVSEAEDPSVPVSPRPVRNAALATLLALFLATGFALVSDALRKRIESDEDLTVYGVPVLGKLPKLNTKTLQRGIIESARSGMLYEAVGFLRVSLMSYTEGNKGARRLVVSSSRSGEGKSSVTAALAEGLASSGLKVLIIDLDLHRPTQHKVWSQIKPLGWHAMPGADNDTTTPARDVQTALINPKAAQALQVSQGIDMLPAGIPQRSAAHVINNAKLPELLDRWEKAYDVVLLDSPPILALADALTVSRFTQGILMVVEAHQTTSANVEATLKNIRTAGCHLVGFVLNKVTSRKDGYYYYYYSYRPEAEKVRKQS
- a CDS encoding hydroxymethylglutaryl-CoA lyase, with product MNSPLFPEGIKYVECPRDAWQGLKHFIPTETKVRYIHALLDAGFTHLDLGSFVSPKAVPQMQDTEDVLRELPDPEGRDYLCIIANEKGMDRAAQQPKVTSVGFPLSISETFQLRNARQTLPEAWHLVERLKTQADAAQKGLVVYLSMGFGNPYGDPWNMAIVLDSIRRLRDLNIPNIALADTVGTATPDLISEVCSVMQSHGLSDTLGLHLHARPEHTHALIAAGWRHGIRWFEGAIGGFGGCPFAADELVGNLPTEQVLRFFKPDVHVGEETLRLSETVFCDPSADI
- a CDS encoding enoyl-CoA hydratase/isomerase family protein; protein product: MLHIQHDGPIARLTLASPENRNALSPQMVQDLQDAFESLQSHESTRVIVLCAEGKVFCSGADLKNLHHLLSSSSEDNLRDSRKLAHLFETIYMCPKPVIAAVEGKAIAGGAGLASACDLVVASSEASFAYTEVKLGFVAAIVMIFLLRAVGEKHARELLLTGEAISAAEAYRMGLINRLTEPGQALARANALAEQIARNSPVALSSSKSLLATLPSMGLQEALSHAAQMNAWARTTTDLREGITSFLEKRAPRWQESRDE
- a CDS encoding acyl-CoA dehydrogenase family protein, giving the protein MWFDITNEEKAIVLSLKDFLLTKAEPGATERDQTGEFPHDLVKALGEMGVMGACTPEAYGGSGLSTHTFALIIEELASVDGSLCLTVASHNSLCQGHILIAGTEAQKKKYIPDLASAKKLGAWGLTEAGSGSDSGGLQTRAVEQSDGSWILNGSKNFITQGSVGGTYVVIARTDPPREGKSKTDGISAFVFNRDEVSGFSVGRKEDKLGLRSSDTAQIVFEDIHLPREALLGERGQAFKDVMRVLDGGRIGIGAMALGLGRGAMEYATRYALSRSQFGKPIAHHQAIQFKLADMSTELEAARLLISKAAHLKDTGQPFTEAAAKAKLYASEAANRACDNAIQILGGYGYIREYPVERFWRDNRLTLIGEGTSEVQRMIIGRHLLAKYAD
- a CDS encoding GntR family transcriptional regulator; the encoded protein is MHHSPVRAVNTGVNMKRGFQTKSPSSTPEMIANALRQAIIQGKYRGGEPLRQDEVASEFGVSKIPVREALYQLKAEGLVTFIPNRGSVVSELSIEEVDEIYLMRMALEPTILQRAIPTLTPTDFIRARGLLDVMDETDDPAGLAELNWEFHATLYGAANLNRLMESIRVLHTNSARYMAIYLGGEDRNKTSQQEHRNLLQACTERDLQRSCALLVEHLETAKHHLLGILRQA
- a CDS encoding NADPH-dependent FMN reductase, whose protein sequence is MTLRILAFAGSLSSASWNRKLLDEALRFAPETFSVTSIHLKDYPLPLYDADLEKETGLPEPAIQLRALMKEHHGLLIASPEYNGGMTGVLKNTLDWMSRKHGTERGLDPFMYKPAAVISASPGPYGGARSLQATVFLLHRLGCVVLPDTLSVPNCETAFNGAGQLTGKNEKALRRVMETLARITLKLNG
- a CDS encoding 4-(cytidine 5'-diphospho)-2-C-methyl-D-erythritol kinase, whose product is MKRFAPAKVNLGLSVTGILENGYHTLHSLMVPLSVGDHLEFRPADQLSLVVEGADLPTDERNLVYRAARAYLDAAGVKSGVHITLYKKLPLASGVGGGSSDAATTLMALKTLFPSDLDLHPLAKSLGADVPFFLVGQAALAEGIGEKLSPMKLPQIHLVLVNPGTEVSARDAYLWLDQTGQFTPELPLRDILAALHNRQEVPYFNALEPAVVARHPEIGEVLQALQNHHLISPMMSGSGSTCFALAKSQQEAEEAVLKLRKQFPASWCTAAHTVS
- the ispD gene encoding 2-C-methyl-D-erythritol 4-phosphate cytidylyltransferase yields the protein MSKLPRFAALIPAAGSGTRLGFGVPKALVELNGRTLLDRAIDNLSPLVDEVVVALPAGHSLDQGVKQIEGGATRQDTVFRLLQATEAEFVLIHDAARPFLSAKVIERIKGRVVQSGAVTAALPATDTLVHASGGFWGYLVDRSKTWAVQTPQAFRRNTILDAHLKALQEGFDATDDAGLASRYASNVELVLGDSRLFKVTTPADFELATAFAQIWDQKRSSAQ